A part of Melittangium boletus DSM 14713 genomic DNA contains:
- a CDS encoding ankyrin repeat domain-containing protein, translating into MANLIDAVRLGDVSVVEALLKREPRALGRGDSQGMTPLMWAAWNGAVEVVKLLLSQGAVASVKDARGATALMLAAERGHLEAARQLVSGADAAERGEALRHAVGAGQRLVSSWLLDEAGAELEYGGEEGKTPLICAVLGGHSALADELLRRGASVEAQSTPFLPFENRRDSGWRPLHYAADRRHALLVQQLLDARARVDAASGEGTTPLMLAALRGDEDSVRVLLLAGADPLRQDSRGATALSLSRMHGKPHVTSLLERRAEELPPTRVPRDDTAPDERTR; encoded by the coding sequence GTGGCCAACCTGATTGATGCCGTGCGTCTGGGAGACGTGTCCGTGGTGGAGGCGCTGCTCAAGCGGGAGCCGCGCGCGCTGGGCCGAGGAGACTCCCAGGGGATGACTCCCCTCATGTGGGCGGCCTGGAATGGCGCGGTGGAGGTGGTGAAGCTGCTGCTATCGCAAGGGGCGGTGGCGTCGGTGAAGGACGCGCGGGGCGCCACGGCGCTGATGCTGGCGGCGGAGCGGGGCCACCTGGAGGCGGCGCGGCAGCTCGTGTCGGGGGCGGACGCGGCGGAGCGGGGTGAGGCCCTGCGGCACGCGGTGGGCGCGGGGCAGCGCCTGGTGTCGTCCTGGCTGCTGGACGAGGCGGGCGCGGAGCTGGAGTACGGAGGAGAGGAGGGCAAGACGCCGCTCATCTGCGCCGTGCTGGGAGGCCACTCGGCGCTGGCGGACGAGCTGCTGCGGCGAGGCGCCTCGGTGGAAGCCCAGAGCACCCCCTTCCTGCCCTTCGAGAACCGGCGGGACTCCGGCTGGAGGCCGCTGCACTACGCGGCGGACCGGCGGCACGCGCTGCTGGTGCAGCAACTGCTCGACGCCCGGGCCCGCGTGGACGCGGCGAGCGGCGAGGGCACCACGCCCCTGATGCTGGCGGCGCTCCGGGGAGACGAGGACTCGGTGCGCGTGCTGCTGCTGGCGGGCGCCGATCCCCTGCGCCAGGACTCGCGGGGCGCCACGGCCCTGTCCCTCTCGCGCATGCACGGCAAACCCCACGTCACGAGCCTGCTCGAGCGCCGCGCCGAGGAGCTCCCGCCCACGCGCGTGCCCCGGGACGACACCGCCCCGGACGAGCGCACCCGCTGA
- a CDS encoding peptidoglycan-binding protein, with the protein MVAISRAAPSTALRTTAAASNPVLREGAKGASVTALQNKLKAAGFNPGAVDGAFGPKTAAAVKAFQKARGLEADGIVGPKTWSALNSVGASSGGSGPTLKKGATGEAVRALQNRLNALGHNVGAADGAFGPKTEAAVKSFQRAHGLTADGIVGPKTWDKLGIKVSGGSGTTPAPGGGRTVTGYVNGAPRQITLSKIPNGKEMRSDAAAAFNRMHAAAARAGINLHVNSGFRSMAEQQELYRKYLNGTGNLAAKPGYSNHQGGIAVDINVGGTGTATYKWLAAHGAEYGFKRTVPSEPWHWEYRP; encoded by the coding sequence ATGGTCGCCATTTCCCGCGCCGCCCCCTCCACCGCCCTCCGCACCACCGCGGCCGCCTCCAACCCCGTCCTGCGCGAGGGGGCCAAGGGCGCCTCCGTCACCGCCCTGCAGAACAAGCTCAAGGCGGCCGGCTTCAACCCGGGCGCGGTGGACGGCGCCTTCGGCCCCAAGACGGCCGCCGCGGTGAAGGCCTTCCAGAAGGCGCGTGGCCTCGAGGCCGACGGCATCGTCGGCCCCAAGACGTGGAGCGCCCTCAACAGCGTGGGCGCCTCCTCGGGCGGCTCCGGCCCCACCCTCAAGAAGGGCGCCACGGGCGAGGCCGTCCGCGCGCTGCAGAACCGCCTCAACGCGCTCGGCCACAACGTGGGCGCCGCGGACGGCGCCTTCGGCCCCAAGACGGAAGCGGCCGTGAAGTCCTTCCAGCGCGCCCACGGCCTCACCGCCGACGGCATCGTCGGCCCCAAGACGTGGGACAAGCTGGGCATCAAGGTGAGCGGCGGCTCCGGCACCACCCCCGCCCCCGGCGGCGGCCGCACCGTCACCGGCTACGTCAACGGCGCGCCGCGTCAAATCACCCTGTCCAAGATTCCCAACGGCAAGGAGATGCGCTCGGACGCGGCGGCCGCCTTCAACCGCATGCACGCCGCGGCGGCCCGCGCCGGCATCAACCTGCACGTCAACAGCGGCTTCCGCTCCATGGCCGAGCAGCAGGAGCTCTACCGCAAGTACCTCAACGGCACCGGCAACCTCGCCGCCAAGCCCGGCTACTCCAACCACCAGGGCGGCATCGCCGTGGACATCAACGTCGGCGGCACCGGCACCGCCACCTACAAGTGGCTGGCCGCCCACGGCGCCGAGTACGGCTTCAAGCGCACCGTGCCCTCCGAGCCCTGGCACTGGGAGTACCGGCCCTGA
- a CDS encoding esterase/lipase family protein, with protein sequence MKKHLSTLLLALCALGLGTEAQAGASKTTYPVVFAHGLGGFDDLLGYNYWGDDYGMFVGTTCKSAWICNDDLDYNQQSFAAAVQPMQNSEVRGLDLANDIEGYMASVGASRVNLIGHSQGGLDARKAAKVLYQRKGYTVVSVMVSVSSPHRGSPVAKYILDLKPGVTSVIAALAEYYGDIVYGPGNDGYAAAKQLVYNDYSASDGITTGTKAFNVNNPIDSRYASRYASLMTAQRGLNVNPALYLIKEYIFDIDGNGYCVDDCDNDGAAGKGNGYADEDDDDGMVGINSQQMGYRLKYTNNPFVFDSIEDDKSVPYLSNINAPTSQQMTSSSSVINQDHVDVVGVGPDTFDEPEFYAAIFQYIGNHD encoded by the coding sequence ATGAAGAAGCACCTGTCCACCCTCCTGCTGGCGCTGTGCGCGCTCGGCCTCGGTACCGAGGCCCAGGCGGGAGCCTCCAAGACGACATACCCGGTCGTGTTCGCCCACGGCCTGGGCGGATTCGACGATCTGCTCGGCTACAACTACTGGGGCGACGACTACGGCATGTTCGTCGGCACCACGTGCAAGTCCGCTTGGATCTGCAACGACGACCTCGACTACAACCAGCAGTCGTTCGCCGCCGCCGTGCAGCCCATGCAGAACTCCGAGGTGCGGGGCCTGGACCTGGCCAACGACATCGAGGGCTACATGGCGAGCGTGGGCGCCAGCCGGGTGAACCTCATCGGCCACTCGCAGGGCGGCCTGGACGCGCGCAAGGCGGCCAAGGTGCTCTACCAGCGCAAGGGCTACACCGTGGTGTCGGTGATGGTGAGCGTGTCCTCGCCCCACCGCGGCTCGCCCGTGGCCAAGTACATCCTGGACTTGAAGCCCGGCGTCACCAGCGTCATCGCCGCCCTGGCCGAGTACTACGGCGACATCGTCTACGGGCCGGGCAATGACGGCTACGCCGCCGCCAAGCAGCTCGTCTACAACGACTACAGCGCCAGCGACGGCATCACCACGGGCACCAAGGCCTTCAACGTCAACAACCCCATCGATTCGCGCTACGCCTCGCGCTACGCCTCGTTGATGACGGCCCAGCGGGGCCTCAACGTCAATCCCGCGCTCTACCTGATCAAGGAATACATCTTCGACATCGACGGCAACGGCTACTGCGTGGATGACTGCGACAACGACGGCGCCGCGGGCAAGGGCAACGGCTACGCGGACGAGGACGATGACGACGGCATGGTCGGCATCAACTCGCAGCAGATGGGCTACCGGCTCAAGTACACCAACAACCCCTTCGTCTTCGATTCCATCGAGGACGACAAGAGCGTGCCCTACCTGAGCAACATCAACGCGCCCACCTCCCAGCAGATGACCTCCAGCTCGAGCGTCATCAACCAGGACCATGTGGACGTGGTGGGCGTGGGCCCGGACACCTTCGACGAGCCCGAGTTCTACGCCGCCATCTTCCAGTACATCGGCAACCACGACTGA
- a CDS encoding sigma factor-like helix-turn-helix DNA-binding protein, with amino-acid sequence MSNESDEFEQQLRLAWEKARKVWPSVALAFEPFRTHLQGIILSIKGGASSPAKVLETLAVADLYLACACLQGMSSAIQVLEDHFLARLPSQLGSRRLSASVIDEVCQLMRIHLLVGTREMGPQLASYKGQGPLETWLRISAARMAVKLSPSSAESHEEDVLESLAALPAPEPSPELELIRSRYRRDFLQALRDAFKSLSPDQRHLLRLHFGDGLSTPVLGRLFAKNQSTIWRRLQEARMAVYEETKRLLGERLGLNSKDFMSLLWMLDSQLNLSLSQVLSEEEDGPTSKDKPEPKDKPKSKDGPESEDGQEVEPGPKSPTIRPSGLFPAAAMAAKPKAEEVE; translated from the coding sequence GTGTCAAACGAGAGTGACGAGTTCGAGCAGCAGCTGCGTCTGGCCTGGGAGAAGGCTCGGAAGGTCTGGCCTTCCGTGGCCCTGGCTTTCGAGCCATTCCGTACCCACCTCCAAGGGATTATTCTGTCCATCAAGGGAGGTGCCTCATCCCCCGCCAAGGTGCTCGAAACCCTGGCCGTGGCGGACCTCTACCTCGCCTGTGCGTGCCTGCAGGGCATGAGTTCCGCGATCCAGGTGCTGGAGGACCATTTCCTGGCCCGGCTGCCGTCCCAACTCGGCTCTCGTCGGCTGTCGGCGTCGGTCATCGACGAGGTCTGCCAGTTGATGCGCATCCACTTGTTGGTGGGCACGCGAGAGATGGGGCCCCAACTCGCGTCGTACAAGGGCCAGGGCCCGCTTGAGACCTGGCTGCGCATCAGCGCCGCGCGCATGGCCGTCAAGTTGAGTCCATCCTCGGCTGAGTCCCATGAAGAGGACGTGCTCGAGTCCCTGGCGGCGCTGCCCGCTCCTGAACCGAGCCCGGAACTCGAACTCATCCGGAGCCGCTACCGCCGCGACTTCCTCCAAGCCCTGCGCGACGCCTTCAAATCCCTGTCCCCGGATCAACGCCACCTGCTGCGGCTGCACTTCGGAGATGGTCTGAGCACTCCCGTGCTGGGCAGGCTGTTCGCCAAGAACCAGTCCACGATATGGCGTCGGCTCCAGGAAGCGCGCATGGCGGTGTACGAGGAGACGAAGCGGCTCTTGGGTGAGCGTCTCGGTCTGAACTCCAAGGACTTCATGAGCCTTTTGTGGATGCTCGACAGCCAACTGAATCTGAGTCTCAGTCAGGTGCTGAGCGAGGAAGAGGATGGGCCCACGTCGAAGGACAAGCCCGAGCCGAAGGACAAGCCCAAGTCGAAGGATGGGCCCGAGTCGGAGGATGGGCAGGAGGTGGAACCCGGGCCGAAGTCCCCGACCATTCGTCCCTCGGGGTTGTTTCCAGCGGCCGCGATGGCGGCGAAGCCGAAGGCCGAGGAGGTGGAGTGA
- a CDS encoding sigma-70 family RNA polymerase sigma factor: MSNNDDGLEQPLRLAWARARASWPSLPLAFEPFGAHVRRLLPADDDAGPRAALLDALAASDLYLACACLQGMSAAHHLLETHFLARLPSQLGHLKLSKPVLDEVCQSVRILLLVDTPETPPRLAEYMGVGSLSSWLRVIAVRMAHKQSPPARETPEDDMLEAMAELPSPGPSPEFDLIRRRYHHDFLQALNEAFSTLPPEQHYLLRLRFVNGLSTIELGALYRKNQSTLSRWLKRARKKVRDETKRLLCERLGLNSKDFESLLLMLGSQLDLSVSQILREEDDSSSSEPEEE; this comes from the coding sequence GTGTCAAACAATGACGACGGACTTGAGCAGCCGTTGCGCCTGGCCTGGGCTCGGGCGCGGGCGTCATGGCCCTCCCTGCCCCTCGCCTTCGAGCCCTTCGGCGCGCACGTGCGGAGACTGTTGCCCGCCGATGACGACGCCGGACCCCGCGCCGCGCTGCTCGACGCCCTGGCCGCGTCGGACCTCTATCTCGCATGTGCGTGCTTGCAAGGCATGAGCGCCGCGCACCATCTGCTGGAGACCCACTTCCTGGCCCGGCTGCCGTCCCAACTCGGCCATCTCAAGTTGTCGAAGCCGGTGCTCGACGAGGTCTGTCAGTCGGTGCGCATCCTCCTCTTGGTGGACACGCCCGAGACGCCGCCCCGGTTGGCGGAGTACATGGGGGTGGGCTCGCTCTCCAGTTGGCTGCGCGTCATCGCCGTGCGCATGGCCCACAAGCAGAGCCCCCCGGCCCGGGAGACTCCCGAGGACGACATGCTCGAGGCCATGGCGGAGCTGCCCTCGCCCGGACCAAGCCCGGAGTTCGACCTCATCCGGCGCCGCTACCACCACGACTTCCTCCAGGCCCTGAACGAGGCTTTCTCCACCCTGCCTCCCGAACAGCATTACCTGCTGCGGCTGCGCTTCGTGAATGGCCTGTCCACCATCGAGCTGGGCGCGCTCTATCGCAAGAACCAGTCGACGCTGTCGCGCTGGCTCAAGAGGGCCCGGAAGAAAGTACGCGACGAGACCAAGCGGCTGTTGTGCGAGCGCCTCGGCTTGAACTCCAAGGATTTCGAGAGCTTGCTGCTGATGCTCGGCAGTCAGTTGGACTTGAGCGTCAGTCAGATATTGCGCGAGGAGGATGATTCGTCCTCCTCCGAGCCGGAGGAGGAGTGA
- a CDS encoding bifunctional serine/threonine-protein kinase/formylglycine-generating enzyme family protein translates to MSHQDNDEFHLTDELLAKLIDGRLSPQELDRVHHHAARCSPCYGLLVTVVQGGINDGGIAESTASQRTPEAEPALSPDEWAPPATFDEFRLVRPLGRGAMGVVYLAHDESLDRQVAVKFIAASQPDSRIRARFLTEARAVARLQHPNVVTLFRAGEVDGHPYLVSEYLEGKTLAQLDCPLPWRRTMDIGAGLARGLTAAHQQGVLHRDLKPSNILLTSSSEVKLLDFGLAEFLDTGTNARPAGARSIAGTLRYMAPEALRGDATPLGDIYALGLILHELCTGDTLQKEHTQQPLTERVPGIDVDFAAIIERCIQTEPEKRFASAEALRDALDRLGAPYLPRLSGNPYRGLAPFEAEHRASYFGRDDDVHAVLERLRRQPLVLIAGDSGVGKSSLCRAGLLPLVARGEMDGRRTFTCLTLEPGRRPLAALAAALSPVLGMTEAELGAKLEQTPEHLGQLLRSTHAEGRGLLIFVDQLEELLTLSEPGAAACFARFLGELALPTAGVRVLLTVRGDFLTRLGTLPGLGDEIERALYVLRPMRTEQVRDAIVGPARVRKVTFESEAMVQLLIDDTEKGAGSLPLLQFTLAELWERRDPQRGHIIRATLDAMGGVAGALSRHGDAVLARLTPAQREAAHHLLARLVTPEGTRRERSEEELVGINPDARVALQALVEARLLHARTATSSGTHYEIAHESIITRWTTLRDWLDEDAGRRALIHRVELASTEWTHMNRAEEWLWRGRQLDQARVLDDKELNAPERAFLHSSRSAEARQKRRRILGGVLGVIGLIALYGGWRLHEWLDVRSIAREQTTAAMATLQKEAPGMARKQALTLFDKREHSPKKEQRTPEEQQQIVREEQQQRARAERHWKEAFEKFNRTASALDQAILALDGVLERVPGHADARRHRLELLAERILLAELFHQPHETVRQRFEVLSATDSSWRGWLQVPARLDVTTHRPGVAIEVLRYEEDSEGRMSLVPTPVPFEITPLDGVWLPPGSYHLRIQPPGPVATMEYPVVLERGGRTLIDVQLPMPVPEGVVYIPPGCSFIGSPAPEDIRQFMKSAPIHKRCLWEGYFIGRDEVTLGDWVTYLDTLDASHPDRQLLTREREIANGTISLREGQSGAWTLVLQPMGGDGFRPALDSNGRIENVVRKQLEEQARAKGESPLRNYHASQEWRRLPLSGVSAQELLSDSGYLKWLNDTGRMRGARLCDEFEWARAARGADTRKYPHGNSFHEDDANIDVSYHRTAGAYGPDEVGSHPASNSPFGVRDMAGNVYEITAAWTHDMGESDTILMGGASYYGTEAIEVANRQANTDDAGDALVGVRLCAPAPKP, encoded by the coding sequence ATGTCTCACCAAGATAACGACGAATTCCATCTGACCGATGAACTCCTCGCCAAATTGATCGACGGGCGGCTGTCCCCCCAGGAGTTGGATCGCGTCCATCATCACGCGGCGCGCTGTTCCCCCTGTTACGGCCTTCTCGTGACCGTCGTGCAAGGGGGAATCAACGACGGAGGAATCGCCGAGAGCACGGCGAGCCAGCGGACCCCCGAGGCTGAACCCGCCCTCTCGCCCGACGAGTGGGCGCCCCCCGCGACCTTCGACGAATTTCGCCTCGTGCGGCCCCTCGGCCGGGGCGCCATGGGGGTGGTGTACCTGGCGCACGACGAATCCCTGGACCGGCAGGTGGCGGTGAAGTTCATCGCCGCCTCCCAACCTGATAGCCGCATCCGGGCCCGCTTCCTCACCGAGGCGCGCGCTGTCGCCCGGCTGCAACATCCCAACGTCGTCACGCTCTTTCGCGCCGGCGAAGTGGATGGCCACCCCTACCTCGTCTCCGAATACCTCGAGGGGAAGACCCTCGCGCAGTTGGACTGTCCCCTGCCCTGGCGGCGCACGATGGACATCGGTGCGGGCCTCGCACGAGGACTCACGGCCGCCCACCAGCAGGGCGTGCTACACCGCGACCTCAAGCCCTCCAATATCCTCCTCACCTCCTCGAGCGAGGTGAAGCTGCTCGATTTCGGCCTGGCGGAATTCCTCGATACGGGAACGAACGCGCGACCCGCTGGGGCGCGAAGCATCGCGGGCACCTTGCGCTACATGGCGCCGGAAGCCCTGCGCGGCGACGCCACGCCCCTGGGAGACATCTACGCCCTGGGGCTCATCCTTCACGAGCTGTGCACGGGCGACACGCTCCAGAAGGAGCACACCCAGCAGCCCCTCACCGAGCGCGTCCCCGGCATCGACGTCGACTTCGCCGCCATCATCGAGCGCTGCATCCAGACCGAACCCGAGAAGCGCTTCGCCTCGGCCGAGGCGCTGCGCGACGCGCTCGATCGGCTCGGCGCGCCCTATCTCCCCCGGCTCTCGGGCAACCCCTACCGGGGCCTGGCCCCCTTCGAGGCCGAGCACCGCGCGAGCTACTTCGGCCGTGACGACGACGTGCACGCCGTGCTCGAGCGGCTGCGCCGCCAGCCCCTGGTGCTCATCGCCGGGGACTCGGGCGTGGGCAAGTCCTCGCTGTGCCGCGCGGGCCTGCTGCCCCTGGTGGCCCGTGGAGAAATGGACGGCCGCCGGACCTTCACCTGCCTCACATTGGAGCCAGGCCGCCGTCCCCTCGCGGCCCTCGCCGCCGCGCTTTCGCCCGTGCTGGGCATGACGGAGGCGGAGCTCGGCGCCAAGCTCGAACAGACGCCCGAGCACCTGGGCCAGCTGCTGCGCTCGACCCACGCCGAGGGCCGGGGCCTGTTGATCTTCGTGGACCAACTCGAGGAGCTGTTGACCCTATCGGAGCCCGGCGCGGCGGCGTGTTTCGCGCGCTTCCTGGGAGAGCTGGCCCTGCCCACCGCGGGCGTGCGCGTGCTGCTCACGGTGCGCGGCGACTTCCTCACCCGCCTGGGGACACTGCCTGGCTTGGGAGACGAAATCGAACGGGCCCTCTACGTGCTACGGCCCATGCGGACGGAGCAGGTGCGCGATGCCATCGTCGGTCCCGCGCGCGTGCGCAAGGTGACCTTCGAATCCGAGGCGATGGTGCAGTTGCTCATCGACGACACGGAGAAGGGAGCGGGGAGCCTGCCGCTGCTCCAGTTCACCCTGGCCGAGCTGTGGGAGCGCCGGGATCCGCAGCGAGGCCACATCATCCGGGCGACACTCGACGCCATGGGTGGCGTCGCGGGAGCGCTGTCACGGCATGGCGATGCCGTGCTCGCCCGGCTCACGCCAGCCCAGCGCGAGGCGGCGCACCACCTGCTCGCCCGGCTCGTGACGCCGGAGGGCACCCGCCGCGAGCGCAGCGAGGAGGAGCTGGTGGGCATCAACCCGGATGCCCGGGTCGCGTTGCAAGCGCTCGTCGAGGCGCGCCTGCTGCACGCGCGCACCGCCACGAGCAGCGGCACCCACTACGAAATCGCCCACGAATCCATCATCACCCGCTGGACGACGCTGCGCGACTGGCTGGACGAGGACGCGGGCCGGCGCGCGCTCATCCACCGCGTGGAGCTCGCGAGCACCGAGTGGACGCATATGAATCGCGCCGAGGAGTGGCTGTGGCGGGGACGCCAGCTCGATCAGGCCCGCGTGCTCGACGACAAGGAGCTCAACGCGCCCGAACGCGCCTTCCTCCACTCCTCCCGGAGCGCGGAAGCCCGGCAGAAGCGGCGGCGCATCCTGGGCGGCGTGCTCGGGGTGATAGGCCTCATCGCGCTCTACGGAGGGTGGCGGCTCCACGAATGGCTGGACGTGCGGAGCATCGCCCGCGAGCAGACCACCGCGGCCATGGCCACGCTCCAGAAGGAAGCGCCAGGTATGGCGCGAAAGCAGGCCCTCACCCTGTTCGACAAACGGGAGCACTCTCCCAAAAAAGAACAGAGAACACCCGAGGAGCAGCAACAGATAGTACGCGAGGAGCAGCAACAGAGAGCACGCGCGGAGCGGCATTGGAAAGAGGCGTTTGAGAAATTCAACCGGACCGCATCCGCCCTGGATCAGGCAATTCTCGCGCTCGATGGCGTACTCGAACGCGTGCCGGGCCATGCCGACGCGAGGCGGCATCGCCTCGAACTACTCGCCGAGCGCATCCTGCTCGCCGAGCTATTCCACCAGCCCCACGAGACCGTTCGCCAACGGTTCGAGGTGCTCTCGGCCACGGATTCCTCCTGGCGGGGATGGCTCCAGGTGCCCGCCCGGCTCGACGTCACGACCCACCGCCCCGGAGTGGCGATCGAGGTCCTGCGCTACGAGGAGGACTCGGAGGGCCGCATGTCGCTCGTGCCCACCCCCGTCCCCTTCGAGATCACGCCTCTGGACGGCGTGTGGCTGCCACCCGGCTCCTACCACCTGCGCATCCAGCCACCGGGGCCCGTTGCCACCATGGAGTACCCCGTCGTCCTTGAGCGCGGTGGCCGCACCCTGATCGACGTGCAACTGCCCATGCCCGTCCCCGAGGGCGTCGTCTACATCCCACCGGGCTGCTCGTTCATCGGAAGCCCGGCTCCAGAAGACATCCGTCAGTTCATGAAGAGTGCCCCCATCCACAAGCGCTGTCTGTGGGAGGGGTATTTCATCGGTCGCGATGAGGTGACCCTGGGGGACTGGGTTACCTACCTCGACACCCTGGATGCCAGCCATCCGGACCGTCAATTGCTCACACGGGAGCGGGAGATCGCGAACGGAACCATCTCCCTGCGCGAAGGACAAAGCGGTGCCTGGACGCTCGTCCTCCAGCCGATGGGCGGAGATGGATTCCGCCCCGCCTTGGACTCCAACGGACGCATCGAGAACGTCGTCCGGAAGCAGCTCGAGGAACAGGCACGGGCGAAGGGAGAGAGCCCTCTTCGGAACTACCACGCGTCGCAAGAGTGGCGCCGCCTCCCGCTATCGGGTGTCTCCGCCCAGGAACTCCTGAGTGACTCGGGCTACCTGAAATGGCTCAACGACACCGGTCGGATGCGCGGCGCGCGGCTGTGCGATGAGTTCGAATGGGCCCGGGCCGCCCGGGGAGCCGACACGCGAAAATACCCGCATGGCAACTCGTTCCACGAGGACGATGCCAACATCGATGTTTCCTACCACCGCACGGCTGGCGCCTACGGCCCCGACGAGGTGGGCTCCCATCCCGCGTCGAACAGCCCCTTCGGCGTGAGAGACATGGCCGGCAACGTCTACGAAATCACGGCCGCCTGGACGCACGACATGGGAGAGAGCGATACCATTCTGATGGGAGGGGCCTCGTATTATGGAACCGAGGCGATCGAGGTCGCCAACCGCCAGGCGAACACCGATGACGCGGGCGATGCCCTCGTGGGTGTGCGCCTGTGCGCCCCCGCCCCCAAGCCCTGA
- a CDS encoding ADYC domain-containing protein, with protein MLRFEEGKLVMPSFKPGDIVLQGKSSDDSPVEVAICSAEESGGETWYEIEVRQKDSTKWVNPCVPSGQVSSPRALAVRGVWDETGARQDVNGSFTFACELGAIAKCSTWGYKPWDSKMADLHQACTRMARADYCGDGRSETKDNNIIDMYDGMGHVERETRETPGFSPSRATFEAAWTPEGAWCLARTRKNTPLEEVMQQCPGRFEKSEKDLGDGDVCTLARKVDANERRLVHNRSYPPEMLTRPSISR; from the coding sequence ATGCTGAGGTTCGAGGAGGGCAAGCTGGTGATGCCGTCCTTCAAGCCCGGCGACATCGTGCTGCAGGGGAAATCCAGCGATGACTCGCCCGTGGAAGTCGCGATCTGCTCGGCCGAGGAGTCCGGTGGAGAGACCTGGTACGAGATCGAAGTGCGTCAGAAGGACAGCACGAAGTGGGTGAACCCCTGTGTGCCCAGCGGGCAAGTGTCCTCGCCGCGCGCCCTCGCGGTGCGTGGGGTCTGGGATGAGACCGGCGCGCGTCAGGACGTGAACGGAAGCTTCACCTTCGCCTGCGAGTTGGGCGCGATCGCCAAATGCAGCACGTGGGGCTACAAGCCCTGGGACTCGAAGATGGCGGACCTGCACCAGGCCTGCACGCGCATGGCCCGGGCCGACTACTGCGGCGACGGCCGCAGCGAAACCAAGGACAACAACATCATCGACATGTACGACGGCATGGGACACGTCGAGCGCGAGACCCGGGAGACGCCTGGCTTCTCGCCCTCCCGGGCCACCTTCGAGGCGGCGTGGACGCCCGAGGGCGCGTGGTGCCTGGCGCGCACGCGGAAGAACACGCCCCTGGAGGAAGTCATGCAGCAGTGCCCCGGACGCTTCGAGAAGAGCGAGAAGGACCTCGGGGACGGCGATGTCTGCACGCTCGCCCGAAAAGTGGACGCCAACGAGCGGCGACTGGTGCACAACCGCTCGTACCCGCCCGAGATGTTGACCCGGCCCAGCATCAGCCGTTGA
- a CDS encoding SDR family oxidoreductase translates to MILVTGATGHLGRLVVEGLLEKLPAQKIAVAVRDPEKAQALAARGVQVRRADYSQPDTLSAAFQGVEKLLLISSSEVGQRVAQHRAVVEAARKVGVRLLAYTSILRADTSSLALAAEHKATEQLIRDSGLPFVFLRNGWYIENYTANLAPALAHGALVGSSGEGRVAAATRADYAAAAVEVLTGSGHENKVYELGGDTPFTLSELAAEVSRQTGKAIVYKNLPPEQYQGVLVGAGLPAGFAQVLVDSDLGAARGELNDSTGELSRLIGRPTTRLPDALSATLNG, encoded by the coding sequence ATGATTCTCGTCACTGGAGCCACGGGTCATCTCGGTCGTCTCGTCGTCGAGGGCCTGCTCGAGAAGCTGCCCGCCCAGAAGATCGCCGTGGCCGTCCGCGATCCGGAGAAGGCCCAGGCGCTGGCGGCGCGCGGCGTCCAGGTCCGCCGGGCCGACTACAGCCAGCCAGACACCCTCTCCGCGGCCTTCCAGGGTGTGGAGAAGCTGCTGCTCATCTCATCGAGTGAAGTGGGCCAGCGGGTCGCGCAGCATCGGGCCGTGGTGGAGGCCGCCCGGAAGGTGGGCGTCCGGTTGCTCGCCTACACGAGCATCCTCCGGGCGGACACGTCGAGCCTGGCGCTCGCCGCGGAGCACAAGGCCACCGAGCAGCTCATCCGCGACTCCGGCCTGCCCTTCGTCTTCCTGCGCAACGGCTGGTACATCGAGAACTACACGGCCAACCTCGCTCCGGCGCTGGCGCATGGCGCCCTCGTGGGCAGCTCGGGCGAGGGCCGCGTCGCCGCCGCCACCCGCGCCGACTACGCCGCCGCCGCCGTGGAAGTGCTCACCGGAAGCGGCCACGAGAACAAGGTCTACGAGTTGGGTGGCGACACGCCCTTCACCCTGTCCGAGCTGGCGGCGGAGGTGTCCCGCCAGACGGGCAAGGCCATCGTCTACAAGAACCTGCCTCCCGAGCAGTATCAGGGGGTGCTCGTGGGGGCGGGACTGCCCGCCGGATTCGCCCAGGTGCTGGTGGACTCGGATCTCGGCGCCGCCCGGGGAGAGCTGAATGACTCCACCGGGGAGTTGAGCCGCCTCATCGGTCGGCCCACCACCCGGCTCCCGGACGCGTTGAGCGCGACGCTCAACGGCTGA